From Streptomyces sp. CMB-StM0423, a single genomic window includes:
- a CDS encoding protein kinase domain-containing protein, which translates to MDSLGPDDPRRVGSYQLLGRLGEGGMGRVYLARSERGRTAAVKLVKAELAREPEFRRRFTQEIIAARRVGGEWTAPVLDADTHAATPWVATGYVAGPSLHEVVAKDHGPLPDASVRALAGGLARALQAIHAAGLVHRDLKPSNILVTIDGPRVIDFGIARALDSVTAAGDGLTRTGAVIGSPGFMSPEQVRGERVTAASDVFCLGTVLAFAATGRMPFGTENSGAHALMFRIAAEEPELSGIEGELRTVIERCLAKEPGARPQVAELVALTEEAAQLKPWLPGALLELLARRAVELLDAETPQATGGMTGTAGAAGAAPAYGPPLTGATPGPYGHTGMQPQHHQPYGTPPHAQPHTPPQQHRPAAYGTAPTAHPPPYRTPPPPYGQTGWQTPHPPLPLRPRAVRPIATALQVLLGIYAAFVCLQVIQEINLLVLLGEDGADTWYMAEDLDRMENFTAGNVLLFTVCAVLWSVWFYRLRTNAEAFAPGQVRYSTGLSVGSWFIPVAQFWFPLQIANDIFRISSPFPQHARPPVGYGPRPVSYGKGVLNFWWATWVATMVLALVTAEDWEVGSSIDSAIQIVLLDLLSSFVLIVTSIMALLAVQQLTTLQDQRLKGTV; encoded by the coding sequence ATGGACAGCCTCGGACCGGACGATCCACGCCGCGTCGGCTCGTACCAACTGCTGGGACGGCTCGGCGAGGGCGGCATGGGACGCGTCTACCTCGCCCGCTCCGAGCGCGGCAGGACCGCCGCGGTGAAGCTGGTCAAGGCCGAGCTGGCGCGCGAGCCGGAGTTCCGGCGGCGCTTCACGCAGGAGATCATCGCCGCGCGCCGGGTCGGCGGCGAGTGGACCGCGCCCGTGCTCGACGCCGACACGCACGCCGCGACCCCCTGGGTTGCCACCGGTTACGTCGCGGGACCCTCGCTGCACGAGGTCGTCGCCAAGGACCACGGCCCGCTGCCCGACGCCTCCGTGCGCGCGCTCGCGGGCGGGCTGGCGCGCGCGTTGCAGGCGATCCACGCCGCCGGGCTCGTCCACCGCGACCTCAAGCCGTCCAACATCCTCGTCACCATCGACGGGCCGCGCGTCATCGACTTCGGCATCGCCCGCGCGCTGGACTCGGTCACCGCCGCGGGCGACGGGCTCACCCGGACCGGCGCGGTCATCGGCTCGCCCGGCTTCATGTCGCCCGAGCAGGTGCGCGGCGAGCGGGTCACGGCGGCGAGCGACGTGTTCTGCCTCGGTACGGTGCTGGCGTTCGCGGCGACCGGGCGGATGCCGTTCGGCACGGAGAACAGCGGCGCGCACGCGCTGATGTTCCGGATCGCCGCGGAGGAGCCGGAACTGTCGGGCATCGAGGGCGAGTTGCGCACGGTGATCGAGCGCTGTCTCGCCAAGGAGCCGGGCGCGCGGCCGCAGGTCGCGGAGCTGGTGGCGCTGACGGAGGAGGCGGCGCAGCTCAAGCCGTGGCTGCCGGGGGCGCTGCTGGAGCTGCTGGCGCGGCGGGCGGTGGAGCTGCTGGACGCGGAGACGCCGCAGGCGACGGGCGGGATGACGGGGACAGCCGGGGCAGCCGGCGCTGCCCCCGCGTACGGGCCGCCGCTCACCGGCGCCACCCCCGGCCCGTACGGGCACACCGGCATGCAGCCCCAGCACCACCAGCCGTACGGCACCCCGCCCCACGCCCAGCCGCACACCCCGCCGCAGCAGCACCGCCCCGCCGCGTACGGCACCGCACCCACCGCGCACCCGCCGCCCTACCGCACCCCGCCGCCGCCCTACGGCCAGACCGGCTGGCAGACCCCGCACCCGCCGCTGCCGCTGCGGCCGCGCGCGGTGCGGCCGATCGCCACGGCGCTCCAGGTGCTGCTGGGCATCTACGCGGCGTTCGTCTGCCTCCAGGTCATCCAGGAGATCAACCTCCTGGTGCTGCTGGGCGAGGACGGCGCCGACACCTGGTACATGGCCGAGGACCTCGACCGGATGGAGAACTTCACCGCCGGCAACGTCCTCCTCTTCACGGTGTGCGCCGTGCTGTGGTCGGTCTGGTTCTACCGGCTGCGCACGAACGCGGAGGCGTTCGCCCCCGGCCAGGTGCGCTACTCCACCGGGCTGTCCGTCGGCTCCTGGTTCATCCCCGTCGCCCAGTTCTGGTTCCCCCTGCAGATCGCGAACGACATCTTCCGGATATCCAGCCCCTTCCCGCAGCACGCGCGCCCGCCCGTCGGCTACGGGCCGCGGCCCGTGTCGTACGGGAAGGGCGTCCTGAACTTCTGGTGGGCCACCTGGGTCGCCACCATGGTGCTCGCCCTGGTCACGGCGGAGGACTGGGAGGTCGGCAGCTCGATCGACTCGGCGATCCAGATCGTGCTGCTCGACCTGCTGTCCTCGTTCGTGCTGATCGTGACGAGCATCATGGCGCTGCTTGCCGTGCAGCAACTGACGACGCTGCAGGACCAGCGCCTCAAGGGAACGGTCTGA
- a CDS encoding GntR family transcriptional regulator yields MTPAGAVVRRDTLRAQIADALRDEILAGRLAAGQHITVGEIAEQYGVSATPVREALVDLSAQGLLDVEQHRGYRVHAFTLDDFRAMADARTVVQMGVFRASPPHTVDPKPGALVAMRRRGEEAERAAKAGDLDVLVHYDLRFWREITSLIGNDYITEFLERVRIHCWVFAVPYLRGESEGCVPGTFWQGHMQLVEAIERRDVAAAEEVVRTYNRHSLELIERLAGG; encoded by the coding sequence ATGACCCCCGCAGGCGCCGTGGTCCGGCGCGACACGCTGCGTGCTCAGATCGCCGACGCCCTGCGCGACGAGATCCTGGCCGGCCGGCTCGCGGCCGGGCAGCACATCACGGTCGGCGAGATAGCGGAGCAGTACGGGGTCTCCGCAACCCCCGTACGCGAAGCCCTGGTCGACCTCTCCGCCCAGGGTCTCCTCGACGTCGAGCAGCACCGCGGCTACCGCGTGCACGCCTTCACCCTCGACGACTTCCGCGCCATGGCCGACGCCCGCACCGTCGTCCAGATGGGCGTCTTCCGCGCCAGCCCCCCGCACACCGTCGACCCGAAGCCGGGCGCGCTGGTCGCCATGCGCCGCCGCGGCGAGGAGGCGGAACGGGCCGCGAAGGCCGGGGACCTCGACGTGCTCGTCCACTACGACCTGCGCTTCTGGCGCGAGATCACCAGCCTGATCGGCAACGACTACATCACCGAGTTCCTGGAGCGGGTGCGCATCCACTGCTGGGTGTTCGCCGTGCCGTATCTGCGCGGGGAGAGCGAGGGCTGCGTGCCCGGCACGTTCTGGCAGGGGCACATGCAGCTCGTCGAGGCCATAGAGCGGCGCGACGTGGCCGCCGCCGAGGAGGTCGTTCGGACGTACAACCGGCACTCGCTGGAGCTGATCGAACGGCTCGCGGGCGGCTGA
- a CDS encoding M23 family metallopeptidase, which translates to MRWARVVGVVRGAQVVAIVALVGTALSGVEAGGAGRVVLWAALVLWGTAMAEIAVRVALGAVRALRRRGAKETPGADGALPGAVDLHTPVAGRWRAFNSPADKVPSHGTHFLAQTYAIDIIRTPEDAPEDDSEDTPDGARKGASAPALRWWPPFPANRDFPAFGAPVLAPAAGRVVTVAGSAHRDHRARNTVLGLAYLMVVEQMVRSVAAGAGIGAIVGNHVVLELEDGSYALFAHLRRGSATVREGDTVRAGQQLAECGNSGNSSEPHLHFQLMDGPDPRRAAGVPFTWRGVGVPGNGTDFTATPARTPEAGGHEADRPEAADPAVN; encoded by the coding sequence ATGAGGTGGGCACGGGTCGTCGGGGTGGTGCGGGGTGCGCAGGTGGTGGCCATCGTCGCGCTGGTGGGCACGGCGCTCAGCGGCGTCGAGGCCGGCGGCGCCGGGCGGGTGGTGCTGTGGGCCGCCCTGGTCCTCTGGGGTACCGCCATGGCGGAGATCGCCGTGCGGGTGGCCCTCGGTGCCGTACGGGCCCTGCGGCGGCGCGGCGCGAAGGAGACACCCGGCGCCGACGGGGCGCTCCCCGGTGCCGTCGACCTGCACACCCCCGTCGCCGGCCGGTGGCGCGCGTTCAACAGCCCCGCGGACAAGGTGCCCAGCCACGGCACCCACTTCCTCGCCCAGACCTACGCCATCGACATCATCCGCACCCCCGAAGACGCCCCGGAGGACGACTCCGAAGACACCCCCGACGGCGCCCGGAAGGGCGCCTCCGCCCCCGCGCTGCGCTGGTGGCCGCCGTTCCCCGCCAACCGGGACTTCCCCGCCTTCGGCGCCCCCGTCCTCGCCCCCGCCGCCGGCCGCGTCGTCACCGTCGCCGGCTCCGCGCACCGCGACCACCGCGCCCGCAACACCGTCCTCGGCCTGGCGTACCTGATGGTCGTCGAGCAGATGGTCCGCTCGGTCGCCGCCGGTGCCGGCATCGGGGCGATCGTCGGCAACCACGTCGTGCTGGAGCTGGAGGACGGTTCGTACGCCCTCTTCGCGCATCTGCGCCGCGGCTCGGCGACCGTTCGCGAAGGGGACACCGTGCGGGCCGGGCAGCAACTCGCGGAGTGCGGCAACTCCGGCAACTCCAGCGAACCGCACCTGCACTTCCAGCTCATGGACGGCCCCGATCCGCGGCGGGCCGCGGGCGTGCCGTTCACCTGGCGCGGCGTCGGGGTGCCGGGGAACGGCACGGACTTCACCGCCACCCCGGCCCGTACCCCGGAAGCCGGCGGCCACGAAGCCGACCGCCCCGAAGCCGCCGACCCCGCCGTCAACTGA
- a CDS encoding diacylglycerol kinase family protein, giving the protein MSAPDPTGRSLLVLIDPAARRADGEAVRIARDVLSAAAATKICLPETAPELARALARRGARRPVVIGDDRAFLRVVTELRRQETLADAPLALVPVGTARTLAATLGVPTGTVTAARTVLDGEERRLGLLVDDGGGVVLDALRLPAAGAGRSEGDHRTPEGASAPATTPAAAAPAGGLAGLTQRVGSGASAVGRRWTPAAGLRALAARAVGQRNGTVREPGTPPVVAEWGAEDATGGWESGGAEGWPPTPEDGADGAGAAGGAGGGPAETAPPDADFRLRVEADGVLLADLDGPAAQVRVVTDPTSGLAQVVIRPRGTGDPLHAEARSVRVWGSDFRYRADALLSPPVKQRTWTAHPNAWRLITAPMP; this is encoded by the coding sequence GTGTCGGCTCCAGACCCCACCGGGCGCTCACTGCTCGTGCTCATCGACCCCGCTGCACGGCGGGCGGACGGGGAAGCCGTACGGATCGCGAGGGACGTGCTCTCCGCGGCGGCGGCCACGAAGATCTGCCTGCCGGAGACCGCGCCGGAACTCGCGCGCGCCCTGGCCCGCCGGGGGGCCCGCCGGCCGGTGGTCATCGGTGACGACCGGGCGTTCCTGCGGGTGGTGACCGAACTGCGCCGCCAGGAGACGCTGGCGGACGCGCCGCTGGCGCTGGTCCCGGTGGGCACGGCGAGAACGCTGGCGGCGACGCTGGGCGTCCCCACGGGCACGGTGACCGCGGCCCGGACGGTGCTGGACGGCGAGGAACGCCGGCTGGGGCTGCTGGTGGACGACGGTGGCGGGGTGGTGCTGGACGCGCTGCGCCTGCCGGCGGCGGGTGCGGGGCGGTCGGAGGGGGACCACCGGACACCGGAAGGCGCAAGCGCACCGGCCACCACCCCGGCCGCCGCTGCTCCGGCCGGCGGCCTGGCGGGCCTGACGCAGCGGGTGGGTTCTGGAGCGAGCGCGGTGGGCCGCCGGTGGACCCCGGCGGCGGGCCTGCGGGCGCTGGCAGCGAGGGCGGTGGGCCAGCGGAACGGAACGGTCCGCGAGCCGGGTACGCCGCCGGTGGTGGCGGAGTGGGGCGCGGAGGACGCGACGGGCGGCTGGGAGTCGGGCGGCGCGGAGGGCTGGCCACCGACGCCGGAGGACGGGGCGGACGGTGCCGGCGCGGCCGGCGGGGCCGGCGGCGGCCCGGCGGAGACGGCGCCCCCGGACGCGGACTTCCGCCTCCGCGTGGAGGCGGACGGCGTGCTGCTGGCGGACCTGGACGGCCCGGCGGCGCAGGTACGGGTGGTCACGGACCCGACGAGCGGCCTGGCCCAGGTGGTGATCCGCCCCCGCGGCACGGGCGACCCGCTGCACGCGGAGGCCCGTAGCGTACGAGTCTGGGGCAGCGACTTCCGCTACCGCGCCGACGCCCTCCTCAGTCCCCCGGTAAAGCAGCGCACCTGGACCGCCCACCCCAACGCCTGGCGCCTCATCACGGCCCCGATGCCGTGA
- a CDS encoding adenylosuccinate synthase, whose product MPALVLLGAQWGDEGKGKATDLLGGSVDYVVRFQGGNNAGHTVVVGDQKYALHLLPSGILSPSCTPVIGNGVVVDPEVLLGELSALQQRGVDTSKLLLSGNAHLITAYHTDLDKVTERFLGKRKIGTTGRGIGPAYADKINRVGIRVQDVFDESILRQKVDAALDQKNQVLAKLYNRRAIRPDAVVEQLLGYAEQLRPYVADTTLVLNEAIDAGKVVLFEGGQGTLLDVDHGTYPFVTSSNPTAGGACTGAGVGPTRISRVIGILKAYTTRVGAGPFPTELFDEDGDRLRTIGGERGVTTGRDRRCGWFDAVIARYATRVNGLTDFFLTKLDVLTGWERIPVCVAYDIDGRRVTELPYSQTDFHHATPVYEMLPGWSEDISKATSFEELPKNAQGYVKALEEMSGAPVSAIGVGPGRDETIQINSFL is encoded by the coding sequence GTGCCCGCACTTGTGCTGCTCGGTGCTCAGTGGGGTGACGAAGGCAAGGGGAAGGCCACCGATCTGCTCGGCGGCTCGGTGGACTACGTGGTGCGCTTCCAGGGCGGGAACAACGCCGGGCACACGGTGGTGGTCGGCGATCAGAAGTACGCGCTGCACCTGCTGCCGTCGGGCATCCTGTCGCCGAGCTGCACGCCGGTGATCGGCAACGGCGTGGTCGTCGACCCCGAGGTGCTGCTCGGCGAGCTGAGCGCGCTGCAGCAGCGCGGCGTGGACACGTCCAAGCTGCTCCTCAGCGGCAACGCGCACCTCATCACGGCGTACCACACCGACCTCGACAAGGTGACGGAACGGTTCCTCGGCAAGCGGAAGATCGGCACCACGGGCCGCGGCATCGGCCCGGCCTACGCCGACAAGATCAACCGCGTCGGGATCCGGGTGCAGGACGTCTTCGACGAGTCGATCCTGCGGCAGAAGGTCGACGCGGCGCTGGACCAGAAGAACCAGGTCCTCGCCAAGCTCTACAACCGCCGCGCCATCCGCCCCGACGCCGTCGTCGAGCAGCTCCTCGGCTACGCGGAGCAGTTGCGCCCGTATGTCGCCGACACCACCCTCGTGCTCAACGAGGCCATCGACGCCGGGAAGGTCGTCCTCTTCGAGGGCGGGCAGGGCACGCTCCTCGACGTCGACCACGGCACGTACCCCTTCGTCACCTCGTCCAACCCGACCGCGGGGGGCGCCTGCACGGGAGCCGGCGTCGGCCCCACTCGGATCAGCCGGGTCATCGGCATCCTCAAGGCGTACACAACGCGCGTCGGTGCCGGACCGTTCCCGACCGAGCTGTTCGACGAGGACGGGGACCGGCTGCGCACCATCGGCGGCGAGCGCGGCGTGACCACCGGCCGGGACCGGCGCTGCGGCTGGTTCGACGCGGTGATCGCCCGCTACGCGACCCGTGTCAACGGCCTGACGGACTTCTTCCTCACCAAGCTCGACGTGCTCACCGGCTGGGAGCGCATCCCCGTCTGCGTCGCGTACGACATCGACGGCCGCCGGGTCACGGAACTGCCGTACAGCCAGACCGACTTCCACCATGCCACGCCCGTGTACGAGATGCTGCCCGGCTGGTCCGAGGACATCTCGAAGGCTACGTCCTTCGAGGAGCTGCCGAAGAATGCGCAGGGCTACGTCAAGGCGCTGGAGGAGATGTCGGGCGCCCCCGTGTCGGCGATCGGCGTCGGCCCCGGGCGGGACGAGACGATCCAGATCAACTCGTTCCTCTGA
- a CDS encoding protein kinase domain-containing protein, with protein MEPLAPQDPQQIGAYRLLGRLGAGGMGRVYLGRTAGGRTVAVKLVKPELAAEEEFRARFRTEVRAAARVGGKWTAPVLDADTEAPVPWVATGYVAGPTLQEVVERYGPLPPESLVTLAYGLASALRDVHAAGLVHRDLKPSNVLVTIEGPRVIDFGIARALDSLSDGTVTRTGIVVGSPSFMSPEQIIGQDVSAASDVFCLGGLLAYAATGRAPFGSSSSGMHAVMFRVVQEDPDLEGVTDPALHGLISGCLAKLPGNRHDTEAIAGLTGPPDPEAAWLPAGLTADLGRQAVRLLDTDTPPAGDRDTSPLRTVPPAAGTAGGGNGPRSTGAAGEPAGHGTPTGAGAPPNSGAERRVRGAEKKNGVGGGSTGAEWPHLAADPDSGAQRRVPGAGAADGAGSHATGAAVAYGPAAGHGPGAERRGRGAGESGHAAAEGPAADRESGTQRRFPGAGTTDGAGGPAPGAERPGTGAANEPGGHATPAGGAAAAGAWPRAAGSEDATVQRSAGGAAGARPQAADRGPGSGPRVSGRGGDGENSRTEPRLGPSSTRPYETPAAHGSAAHPAAGSTATPAVPGPGAGAPPRRRRHRARLLAALALLVAAGVAVPVALATQRDDGAPAARSSDVPDEYLGAWLGTQLSDGEPTGTYRQFTIRPGEKGEVVATSIVLSGESQCTSKGELTSTDKGLHLDTEIVEAAPAGECTAVGGHVLRYEDGKLLWRADDGRTAELAKVEPRDRRMPRELLGSWQRPAGSGTQVMKVVQAAPGQIAVHFTTRTGDGDTCQAKADFVGVDQRDDRVLLGPSEITSVTGPDDPGTGETPDGLGDDSTSTGKLGGPCVPGFPSAMQATADGSVLDRQFLGGEQRTRHYTRADGSPADPTQ; from the coding sequence GTGGAACCGCTGGCGCCGCAGGATCCGCAACAGATCGGGGCGTACCGGCTGCTCGGCAGGCTCGGCGCCGGTGGCATGGGCCGGGTCTACCTCGGCCGGACCGCGGGCGGCAGGACGGTGGCCGTCAAGCTGGTCAAGCCGGAGCTGGCCGCCGAGGAGGAGTTCCGCGCCCGCTTCCGTACGGAGGTGCGCGCCGCGGCGCGCGTCGGCGGCAAGTGGACGGCGCCGGTGCTCGACGCCGACACCGAGGCGCCGGTGCCGTGGGTCGCCACGGGGTACGTCGCCGGGCCGACGCTCCAGGAGGTCGTCGAGCGGTACGGACCGCTGCCGCCGGAGTCGCTGGTCACCCTCGCGTACGGGCTGGCCTCCGCGCTCCGCGACGTCCACGCGGCCGGGCTCGTGCACCGCGACCTCAAGCCGTCCAACGTGCTGGTCACCATCGAGGGCCCGCGCGTCATCGACTTCGGCATCGCCCGCGCGCTGGACTCGCTGTCCGACGGCACGGTCACGCGCACCGGCATCGTCGTCGGGTCGCCGAGCTTCATGTCCCCCGAGCAGATCATCGGGCAGGACGTGTCGGCGGCGAGCGACGTGTTCTGCCTGGGCGGGCTGCTGGCGTACGCGGCGACGGGGCGGGCGCCGTTCGGGTCGAGTTCGTCCGGGATGCACGCGGTGATGTTCCGCGTCGTCCAGGAGGACCCGGACCTGGAAGGCGTGACGGACCCGGCGCTGCACGGCCTCATATCCGGCTGCCTGGCCAAGCTCCCGGGGAACCGCCACGACACGGAGGCGATCGCCGGGCTGACGGGCCCGCCGGACCCGGAGGCGGCGTGGCTCCCGGCCGGCCTGACGGCCGACCTGGGGCGCCAGGCGGTACGCCTCCTGGACACGGACACGCCTCCGGCCGGCGACCGCGACACGAGCCCGCTCCGCACGGTGCCGCCTGCGGCGGGCACGGCGGGGGGCGGCAACGGACCGAGGAGCACCGGGGCCGCGGGCGAACCGGCGGGCCACGGAACCCCCACCGGGGCGGGCGCGCCCCCGAACTCCGGCGCGGAGCGCCGAGTTCGGGGTGCGGAGAAGAAGAACGGCGTGGGCGGCGGCTCCACGGGGGCCGAGTGGCCCCACCTGGCGGCGGACCCGGACTCCGGCGCGCAGCGCCGAGTCCCCGGTGCCGGGGCGGCGGACGGAGCCGGCAGCCACGCGACGGGCGCCGCGGTGGCCTACGGGCCGGCCGCGGGCCACGGGCCCGGCGCGGAGCGCCGGGGCAGGGGCGCGGGCGAATCGGGCCACGCCGCTGCCGAAGGGCCCGCGGCGGACCGGGAGTCCGGCACGCAGCGGCGATTCCCCGGTGCCGGGACGACGGACGGGGCCGGCGGCCCCGCGCCGGGCGCGGAGCGCCCGGGCACCGGCGCGGCGAACGAGCCGGGCGGCCACGCGACACCCGCCGGAGGCGCGGCCGCGGCCGGGGCGTGGCCCCGTGCCGCGGGCTCCGAGGACGCCACCGTCCAGCGCTCCGCGGGCGGTGCGGCCGGCGCGCGGCCGCAGGCCGCGGATCGGGGTCCCGGGTCGGGACCCCGGGTCTCGGGAAGGGGCGGGGACGGGGAGAACTCCCGCACAGAACCACGGCTGGGCCCCAGCTCCACCCGCCCGTACGAGACCCCCGCCGCCCACGGCTCCGCGGCCCACCCCGCCGCCGGCAGCACCGCGACACCCGCCGTCCCCGGTCCCGGCGCAGGCGCCCCTCCCCGCCGGCGCCGCCACCGCGCCCGGCTGCTCGCCGCGCTCGCCCTCCTCGTCGCCGCCGGCGTCGCCGTGCCCGTCGCCCTCGCCACCCAGCGCGACGACGGCGCCCCCGCCGCCCGCAGCTCCGATGTCCCCGACGAGTACCTCGGCGCCTGGCTCGGCACCCAGCTCAGCGACGGCGAACCGACCGGCACCTACCGCCAGTTCACGATCCGCCCCGGGGAGAAGGGCGAGGTCGTCGCCACCAGCATCGTGCTCAGCGGCGAGTCGCAGTGCACCAGCAAGGGCGAGCTGACGTCCACGGACAAGGGGCTGCACCTCGACACCGAGATCGTCGAGGCCGCCCCCGCCGGCGAGTGCACGGCGGTCGGCGGGCACGTGCTCAGGTACGAAGACGGCAAGCTGCTCTGGCGCGCCGACGACGGCCGCACCGCCGAGCTGGCCAAGGTCGAGCCCCGCGACCGCCGCATGCCGCGCGAGCTGCTGGGGAGCTGGCAGCGGCCCGCGGGGTCCGGCACCCAGGTGATGAAGGTCGTGCAGGCCGCGCCGGGGCAGATCGCCGTGCACTTCACGACCCGTACCGGCGACGGCGACACCTGCCAGGCGAAGGCCGACTTCGTCGGCGTCGACCAGCGCGACGACCGCGTGCTGCTCGGCCCGTCCGAGATCACCTCCGTCACGGGACCGGACGACCCCGGCACCGGCGAGACCCCCGACGGCCTCGGCGACGACTCGACGAGCACCGGCAAGCTCGGCGGCCCCTGCGTGCCCGGCTTCCCGTCCGCGATGCAGGCGACCGCCGACGGCTCCGTGCTGGACCGCCAGTTCCTCGGCGGCGAGCAGCGCACCCGGCATTACACAAGGGCGGACGGCTCGCCTGCCGACCCGACACAATAG